A stretch of the Comamonas testosteroni TK102 genome encodes the following:
- a CDS encoding methyl-accepting chemotaxis protein — MQRLKMAHKLWAAVLLIVVVLTAVIAFAGYRSSVTQQASDQAAQQMRSRTELAIEWMGLTEANAVRTLALALSSETSVEESFKPAMAETSDRISMVQKSLQALAVSAEDKAQMEQVAAARQQVLKLRQQIAQLKAQGDAARALALAEQSFKPAIAAYLQSLQAFVELQKKAAAGSQLQMAELRMATVRMAGVAVLLVVLGIAVGAFFLIRSMQSPLLAAQAMAERIAGGDLRLGETVQRHDEFGALLRTQQDMCRALNGMVAQVRHSADSIATASAEIAVGNQDLSARTEQTSSNLQQTAAAMEEFTSTIQNSASSAEQARSTASGAVALARRGGEVVASMVVTMEEIRQSSQKIGDIIGVIDGIAFQTNILALNAAVEAARAGEQGRGFAVVASEVRSLARRSGDAAKEIRTLIGTSEARVQNGIRLVQSVGESMDDIVKSVQNASTMIAEVTEASVQQSAGVTQVNQAISHLDQMTQQNAALVEESAAAAQSLREQAEHLTQTVSMFRMEDLRSSHGYSQAALASVARGSASTARPAPAAAARQPALAHPE; from the coding sequence ATGCAGCGACTCAAGATGGCCCACAAACTCTGGGCGGCAGTGTTACTCATCGTGGTGGTGCTGACTGCAGTGATCGCATTTGCGGGCTACCGCTCCTCGGTCACGCAGCAGGCATCGGACCAGGCAGCGCAGCAAATGCGCTCACGCACCGAGCTGGCGATCGAGTGGATGGGCCTGACCGAAGCCAATGCCGTGCGCACGCTGGCGCTGGCACTGAGCAGCGAGACTTCGGTGGAGGAGAGCTTCAAGCCCGCGATGGCCGAGACCTCGGACCGCATTTCCATGGTGCAAAAGTCGCTGCAGGCGCTGGCGGTGTCTGCCGAGGACAAGGCCCAGATGGAGCAGGTGGCTGCAGCGCGCCAGCAGGTGCTGAAGCTGCGCCAGCAGATTGCCCAGCTCAAGGCCCAGGGGGATGCGGCCCGGGCTCTCGCGCTGGCCGAGCAAAGCTTCAAGCCCGCGATTGCGGCCTATTTGCAGTCGCTGCAGGCCTTTGTCGAGCTGCAGAAAAAAGCTGCTGCCGGCAGCCAGCTGCAGATGGCCGAGCTGCGCATGGCGACCGTGAGGATGGCCGGTGTGGCTGTACTGCTTGTGGTACTGGGCATTGCCGTCGGCGCGTTCTTTCTGATCCGCAGCATGCAGTCGCCGCTGTTGGCCGCGCAGGCCATGGCCGAGCGCATTGCCGGCGGCGATCTGCGGCTGGGCGAAACTGTGCAGCGCCATGACGAATTCGGCGCGTTGCTGCGCACGCAGCAGGACATGTGCCGGGCGCTCAACGGCATGGTGGCCCAGGTTCGCCACAGCGCCGACAGCATTGCCACGGCCAGTGCCGAGATCGCTGTCGGCAACCAGGACCTGTCGGCGCGCACCGAGCAGACTTCCAGCAATCTGCAGCAAACCGCCGCAGCCATGGAGGAGTTCACCAGCACTATCCAGAACAGCGCCAGCAGCGCAGAGCAGGCACGCAGCACGGCATCGGGCGCGGTCGCCCTGGCCCGGCGCGGCGGCGAGGTCGTGGCCTCGATGGTGGTGACCATGGAGGAGATTCGCCAGAGCAGCCAGAAGATTGGCGACATCATCGGTGTCATCGACGGCATTGCCTTCCAGACCAATATCCTCGCGCTCAATGCGGCGGTGGAGGCGGCGCGTGCCGGCGAGCAAGGCCGCGGCTTTGCCGTGGTGGCCAGCGAGGTGCGTTCCCTGGCCCGGCGCAGCGGCGATGCGGCCAAGGAAATCCGCACCCTGATCGGTACCTCGGAGGCGCGCGTGCAAAACGGCATCCGTTTGGTGCAGAGCGTGGGCGAATCCATGGACGATATCGTCAAATCGGTGCAGAACGCCAGCACCATGATTGCAGAGGTGACCGAAGCCTCGGTCCAGCAAAGTGCAGGCGTGACCCAGGTCAACCAGGCCATCAGCCATCTCGATCAGATGACGCAGCAGAACGCGGCCCTGGTCGAAGAATCGGCCGCTGCTGCGCAAAGCCTGCGCGAGCAGGCCGAGCATCTGACGCAGACGGTCAGCATGTTCCGCATGGAGGACCTCAGAAGCAGCCACGGATATTCCCAGGCTGCTCTTGCATCGGTAGCAAGAGGGTCTGCCTCGACGGCCCGGCCAGCGCCGGCTGCCGCCGCGCGCCAGCCGGCGCTGGCGCACCCGGAGTGA
- the pdxY gene encoding pyridoxal kinase has translation MGNDAAMLPLQLLGIEPVAVHTVQFSNHTGYGEYKGQVFTPAHVQDVLDGLRARGVLARCTAVLSGYLGDAGVGEAILAAVQEVRAAQPGAHYLCDPVMGDVGRGVFVRPGIPDFLRKRALSQASVITPNHYEFELLCGGPLTTVQAATQAARTMLAQMHDSQSALIVITSLRTDDLPADQLATLAVTADKSWLVQTPYIDLHPLPNGMGDVFSAVLLGHLIQGRTVADAVSRAVSTLYALVSRTESGQRDLPLVASRDQITAAAQIFAAVPVMR, from the coding sequence GTGGGCAACGACGCCGCCATGCTGCCGCTGCAACTGCTGGGCATAGAGCCCGTGGCCGTGCATACGGTGCAGTTCTCCAACCATACCGGCTACGGCGAGTACAAGGGCCAGGTCTTCACGCCCGCCCATGTACAGGATGTGCTGGACGGCCTGCGCGCCCGCGGCGTGCTGGCGCGCTGCACGGCCGTGCTCTCGGGCTATCTGGGCGATGCCGGCGTGGGCGAAGCCATTCTGGCCGCCGTGCAGGAGGTGCGCGCCGCCCAGCCCGGGGCACACTATCTGTGCGACCCGGTCATGGGCGATGTGGGGCGCGGCGTGTTTGTGCGCCCCGGCATCCCTGACTTTCTGCGCAAGCGGGCACTGTCCCAGGCCAGCGTCATCACGCCCAACCATTACGAGTTCGAGCTGCTGTGCGGCGGCCCGCTGACCACGGTGCAGGCCGCCACGCAGGCGGCACGCACCATGCTCGCGCAGATGCATGACAGCCAGTCTGCGCTGATCGTCATCACCAGCCTGCGTACCGATGATCTACCAGCCGATCAACTGGCCACACTGGCCGTGACTGCCGACAAGTCCTGGCTGGTACAGACGCCCTATATCGACCTGCACCCCCTGCCCAACGGCATGGGCGATGTGTTCTCCGCCGTGCTGCTGGGCCATCTGATTCAAGGGCGCACCGTGGCCGATGCCGTGTCCCGGGCCGTAAGCACCCTGTATGCCCTGGTCTCGCGCACCGAATCGGGGCAGCGCGACCTGCCCCTGGTCGCCAGCCGCGATCAGATCACGGCAGCGGCGCAAATCTTTGCCGCCGTGCCGGTGATGCGCTGA
- a CDS encoding RidA family protein, with translation MSVYEKLKALNITLPEVAMPAAAYLPYMQTGNLVLLSGHIAKQNGQPWVGKLGENMTTEEGKQAARAVAVDLMGTLQHACGGDLNRVKRIVKVMSLVNSSTSYTEQHLVTNGCSELLGDVFGEAGKHARSAFGVAQIPLGCCVEIELMAELG, from the coding sequence ATGAGCGTCTACGAGAAACTCAAAGCACTGAACATCACCCTGCCAGAAGTGGCCATGCCCGCGGCCGCCTACCTGCCCTATATGCAGACCGGCAATCTGGTGCTCCTCAGCGGCCATATCGCCAAGCAGAACGGCCAGCCCTGGGTTGGCAAGCTGGGCGAGAACATGACGACCGAAGAAGGCAAGCAGGCGGCCCGCGCCGTGGCCGTGGATCTGATGGGCACGCTGCAGCATGCCTGCGGCGGCGACCTGAATCGCGTCAAGCGCATCGTCAAGGTCATGAGCCTGGTCAACTCCAGCACCAGCTATACCGAGCAGCATCTGGTCACCAACGGCTGCAGCGAACTGCTGGGCGACGTCTTCGGCGAAGCCGGCAAGCACGCGCGCAGCGCCTTCGGCGTGGCCCAGATTCCCCTGGGTTGCTGCGTGGAAATCGAGCTGATGGCCGAGCTGGGCTAA